The window AAATGAGCAGTTAGCGCGGCTGGAGACAGACTTTATTGATTTTTATTTGGTACACAATATTAACAGCAATGTGTGGCCCGGGTTAAAGGAGCTGGATGTGGCAGGGTTTCTAGATCAAGCCATCCAGGACGGCAGAATTAAATATGCAGGATTTTCATTCCATGATAAACTGGATTTGTTTAAAGAAGCGGTGGATTATTATGACTGGTCTTTCTGTCAAATACAGTATAATTATTTAGACGAAGATTTTCAGGCAGGAAAAGAAGGACTGCAATATGCAGCGCAGAAGGGCTTAGGTGTCGTAATCATGGAGCCTCTGCGGGGAGGCAAGCTTGCCGGTGAGCTTCCGGAGGCTGCCCAAAATGCCTTTAATCAGGCCGATGTAAAAAGAACGCCCGCAGAATGGGCTTTAAGATGGGTCTGGAATCACCCGGAAGTATCTGTGGTATTAAGCGGTATGAATACAATGGAACAAGTGATGGAAAATCTAAAATCAGCCAATGAAGGGGAGGCGAACTCCCTAACGGCGGAAGAAGCGGCGATTATTGATCAAGTAAAAGGAATTTATAAAGAAAGAATTAAAGTGAATTGTACCGCCTGCGGCTATTGTATGCCCTGTCCTGCGGGCATAAATATTCCCACCTGCTTTACCATGTACAACAATCATCATGTGTTTGGCAAAGAAGACGGGTATCATCGCTGGCTAAATCCCCAGCAAAGAGCGTCCAATTGTGTGGAGTGCGGAGAATGTGAAGGGCACTGCCCGCAAAGTATTCCTATCCGCCAAGAATTAAAAAATGTTAAAGCAGTATTTGAAGCAAATATATAATTATTTCAGTTTTTTATAACGGCTTATTTTTAATAAGCCGTTATAAAATTAAGAAAGAAAAAGGCCAATAATCATATAAAATTTATATGTAGCCATTTATATGTAAGCAAAGAGGGATAAAAATGAAAATTTTATACTATGATTGTTTTAGCGGGATTAGTGGAGATATGAATTTAGGCGCTCTGGTGGATCTGGGTGTGGATGGGAAATACTTAGCCGGAGAGCTATTAAAGCTCCAATTGGATGCCGAATATCAGATAACCATAAGAAAAGATGCTAAAAAAGGCATAAACGGAACGAAAGTGGATGTCATTCTAACCCATCAGGGTCATAATCATGAACATGAGCATCACCATCACCATCGGAATTTGCAGGACATTGAAAATATCATCAATGGAAGCAGCTTGAGTGATGCGGTGAAAAAATCCAGCCTGGATATGTTCATGAGAATCGCTCAAGCGGAGGCAAAGGTTCATGGAAAATCCATTCATGAGGTTCATTTCCATGAAGTTGGCGCTGTTGATTCCATTGTGGATCTGGTGGGGGCGGCCATAGCCTTGGATTATTTAAAAGTGGATAAAATTATGGCTTCCCCTGTTCAGGTAGGAGGAGGATTTGTAAAGTGCGCCCACGGTCTTATACCGGTTCCGGCCCCGGCCACGGTTGAAATTTTAAAAGGCATTCCCATTCAGTCCGGGATGGTGCCCTTTGAGACCACCACACCCACAGGAGCGGCAATTTTGGCAGCCAATGTGGAAGAGTTTACAAACCAGATGGCCTTTTCTGTGGAGAAGATTGGCTATGGGCTGGGAACCCGGGACTTAGAAATCCCCAATGTTTTAAGAGTGTATTTAGGGAGGACCGAAGCCTCGGAAGCAACAGAAGAACAATACCTGCTTGAGACCAATATTGACGATATGAATCCGGAATTGTACAGCTATGTGGAGGAACGGCTTTTTGAAAACGGGGCCCTGGATGTTTACAAAACACCCATCATCATGAAAAAAGGAAGACCGGCCATCAAGCTGAGCATCCTGGTGAATAAAGAGCGGGAAAAAGAAATACTGGACGTTATTTTTAGAGAAACCACTTCCCTTGGCATTCGAAAAGTGAAGGTTGAAAAAATGATGTTGGATAGGAATTTTTCAACCATTGAGACCCCATATGGCCCGGTTACCATTAAGAAGTCCTGTTATACTGGGAAAGAGATTAAATATAAAGCAGAATACGAGGATTGTAAAAAAATTGCAAAAGCAAATAATATCCCCATTACCAAGGTTTACCGGGAAGTGGACAAAGCCATGGAAAAAATGCTCCCAGGAAAGGGATAAATGCTGTCCGGGGGTGTTCCACCAGCAAACAAATTCTTGACACAATTAATCTGAAATGCGGTGAGGTAAATGGATTATAAAGAAAAGGCTCATTTTTTAACAGAAATATTAAAATTAGGAGAGAAGAGAGACCGGCAGTGTATGGTCGGGGTTGAGATTGAACATATTGTCGTGGATAAGAACTCATGGAATTCCATTCATTATTATCAAAAGGACGGCATTGAAACTATTCTCAAAAAACTTATGAGATTTGCTTACAAGCCCAAATTTGAAGGGGATTCTTTAATTGGTCTGGAGCATGAAGACTATATTATAACCTTGGAACCGGGCGGACAATTAGAAATTAGTATCCGTCCCTGCAGTTCCCTGAAAAAAATTGAATTGATTTATTTTCAATTTTTGCAGCAAGTCATTCCTATTTTAGAGGAACAAAATCAATTTTTAATGGCTCTTGGTTATCATCCCAAGAGCACCATTGCGGACATTCCTTTTATTCCCAAAAAAAGGTATCAATTGATGTCTGCTTATTTAAAAGAAAAAGGCAAATATGCTCACAACATGATGAAGGGAACGGCATCCCTTCAGATTTCCATTGATTATTATGACGAAGAAGATTTTATAAAGAAAATGAGGGTAGCACATTTTCTTTCGCCGGTATTAGCCGTTATTTCCGATAACGCTCCTATTTTTGAAGGCAAGGATTATGAACAAAATAGTTTGAGAAGCCTAATCTGGCAAAACACCGATCCTGCCCGTAGCGGCACTATCCCGGGGGTTATGGATCAGTCCTTTGGTTATCAAGAATATGCCGATTACCTTTTAAATGTGGAGCCCATTCTCTTTTTAAAGGACGATCGGGCGCTGTCTGCAGGAAATAGGAAGATTAGCGACCTGCTGGATCAATATGTTTTTACCGTTCCAGAACTGGAGCATTTATTTTCCATGGTTTTCCCGGATGCCCGGGCCAAAAACTATATTGAAATACGAACCGGGGACAGCCTGCCCCATCCTTTTAGCTTTTCTTATATTGCCTTTATAAAAGGTCTGTTTTATAATCAAGCAGCTCTAGATTATTTATTTCAGTTAACAGAAACCGTGGATTCTGAAACACTGGAAAAATATAAGCAATCGATGATACAAAAGGGTCTGAAGGGCGATTTTGCTTCTAAGACCCTAATAGACTTTTTACCTCCTTTGTTTGATTGGGCCAGGGAAGGTCTTCCGGTTGAAGAGATACATTATTTGCAACCCTTGGAGAACTTGATTTTGTCACAGGAAAATGTTTTGCACAGGACGAGAGAAAAATTGGATAAAGAAGGACTGGATGGATTAAGATCGTGTATATTAAATGACTTGATTCAGGAGGAATGTCTTTCATGCTAGCAATGAATTTATTTAACCAATATCGGGCCCAGGTACTGGCAGATCCAGGCCGATATATCACTTCTTACAAGCAGGTGTTTGATGAAGTGCAGCGTTCTGCCGCTCAGTATAAGGGGAAACCGGTGGCTTTTCTTTATCAGCCGCTGTTCTTAAGCGAGGCCAATATCCAGCAGTTTGACCAATTGACCCAAAAGCTGTATGGCATTTTGGAGAAGGTGATTCAGCATTATCTGGCAGATAAAGGTTTTCGGGCCTATTTTGGATTTTCTCCACTGCTGGAAAAATTAATTTTAAAGGATCCGGGTTATAAAATTGATATACCCATCGCAAGATTTGACATATTTTATGATTTTGAAAGTGGCAGTTTCCAGTTTTGTGAATTAAATACGGATGGATCCTCTGCCATGGTAGAACAGCAGGAGTTAGCGAAAATCTTTAGCAATGCCCTGACCATTCAGGAATTTAAGAAGGATTATAAAATTTATGATTTTGAATTGTTTGATTCACTGGTAGAAGTTATAAAAAGTAAATATAAGGAATTCAGTAAAGGCAGCAGCCAAAAGCCCCAGGTAGCCATTGTGGACTGGTTGGAGGGAAAGGCTCCCAGTGAATTTGTGGAGTTCCAAAAAGCCTTTGAACGAGCCGGCTGCCAAGCCGTCATTGCTGATCCGAGAGGGCTGGCATATCGGGACGGAAAATTGTATTACCAGGATTTTAGAATTGACTGTATCTATCGCAGGGCCGTAACCTGGGAGATCATTGAAAAAGCAGATTCGGTGAAGGGTTTTATTGATGCCTATTTGAACGGGGATGTTTGTGTGGTTGGACCCTTACGGTCTCAAATTGCTCATAATAAAATTATTTTTGCCCTGTTGCATGATGCGGCAAAGACGCCTTTCTTAACCCAAGAAGAACGAAACTTTGTAAAAAACCACATTCCCTTCACAACCATTTTTGATTCAAATAATCCTGATCTAGTAGAGGATGCCATTGCCAATAAAGACCAAAGGATATTAAAACCCATGGATCGGTATGCTTCCAAGGGGGTTCGGGCAGGCCGGGATCATTCGGCTGAGGAATGGCTTAAGATTATACAGGAGGAAGCGAAGGAAGAATATCTGTTGCAAGAATTCTGCAGGGTTCCCAAAGTGCCCATGGCCTTTTTTAAGGATGGAGAAGCAAAGTTCAGAGAATGCGGCTTTACCATCGGCTTATTTATGTATGGTGGAAGCATGCAGGGAGTCTATACCCGGGCAGGGGTAGAGACCATCATTGGAAGCCTTACGGAAAGCTACTCCGTTCCGAGTTTTGTTTTTGTGGAGAAATGAATGCCATAAACAAGGATGCTTTCGGAGGAAAAGAATGAATAAAAGTGATGTAAGAAGATTACTTGAGTCTGTAAAGGATGGCCGGATGGGCATAGAAGAGGCCTCAAAACAAATAGAGGATTTACCCTATAAAGACTTAGGTTTTGCTAAAGTCGACAACCATCGGGAGATCCGGGTTGGCTATCCGGAGGTCGTCTATTGTGCGGGAAAAACCGTCAAGCAAGTAAAAGACACCATTCAATTTATGCTTACCAAGGAGAATAACATTCTGGCTACCAGAGCCAATGAGGAGATGTATCAGGCCGTAAAAGAAATCTGTCCGGAGGCCGGGTACAATTCCCTGGGCAGAGTTATCACCATTAGAAAAAGGGAAGAACCTTTAACGGACAGCTATATTGCCATTGTTGCAGCAGGAACCTCCGACCTGCCGGTAGTGGAGGAAGCCGCCGAGACGGCAAGTTTATTGGGCAATCGAGTTGAGAAAATTGTTGATGTAGGGGTTGCCGGAATTCACAGGCTTTTTTCAAAAATGGAGGTCATTCGGGGGGCCAAAGTGGTGATTGTGGTTGCAGGAATGGAAGGAGCACTGGCCAGTGTGATCGGGGGTCTGGTGGATAAACCGGTCATCGCAGTGCCTACCAGTGTTGGGTATGGGGCAAACTTTGGGGGCCTTGCGGCCTTGTTATCCATGTTGAACAGTTGTGCCGGCGGGGTGAGTGTAGTCAACATCGATAATGGCTTTGGCGCGGCGTACAATGCTTCGATTATAAATAAGCTTTGATTATAAGTTGAAAAGTATGGAGGATAAATCGATGGAAGTAAAAAAATGGCATAATGCAGCACTGGGTCAAAAGATTGTGGAGACTTTAATAAAAAATGAATTTGACGCCGTGTATTTATCAACGGTAAAGGAAGCCGCGGATTTTATTATGAAGCATGTGCAACCGGAATCCACCGTAGGCTTTGGCGGTTCTATGACCATACGAAATATGGGCATCCAGGATAAGGTAAAAGCGGTTGGCGGCAAAGTGCTGGATCATGGCGCACCCGGTCTTAGCCGGGAGGAAGTGGTGGCTGTGGCCAGGAAAGAAATGCTAAGTGATTTGTATTTATGCAGCAGCAATGCAATTACGCTGGATGGGGCGCTGGTAAATATAGACGGCATGGGAAACAGAATCGCCGCCATGAATTTTGGCCCAAAAAAGGTAATCGTGGTAGTGAGTGTTGATAAAGTATGTAAGGATGAAGCGGCCGCCTTTGACAGATTGGAAACAATCGCCGCTCCTATGAATAATAAAAGACTGGAAACTTCCAACCCATGTATAAAAACAGGTATATGCGCTGATTGTCAGGGCAAAACCAGAATCTGCAGAATGTATTCCGTAACGAGAAAAAAACCTATGGCTACGGATATTACGGTGGTGGTTGTGGGAGAGTCCTGTGGATTCTAATCAACGAAACAAAAACTTAATGGAAACTTTCGTAGAAGAAGTTCTA is drawn from Desulforamulus ruminis DSM 2154 and contains these coding sequences:
- a CDS encoding aldo/keto reductase, yielding MLYRKFGKTDEMISNLGFGCMRLPLLPGGDPAQIDEELAIKLVRYAIDHGVNYIDTAYPYHGAGMGNGGQSEPFVGKALRDGYRQKVKIATKLPSWLIKTREDMDKYLNEQLARLETDFIDFYLVHNINSNVWPGLKELDVAGFLDQAIQDGRIKYAGFSFHDKLDLFKEAVDYYDWSFCQIQYNYLDEDFQAGKEGLQYAAQKGLGVVIMEPLRGGKLAGELPEAAQNAFNQADVKRTPAEWALRWVWNHPEVSVVLSGMNTMEQVMENLKSANEGEANSLTAEEAAIIDQVKGIYKERIKVNCTACGYCMPCPAGINIPTCFTMYNNHHVFGKEDGYHRWLNPQQRASNCVECGECEGHCPQSIPIRQELKNVKAVFEANI
- the larC gene encoding nickel pincer cofactor biosynthesis protein LarC, which translates into the protein MKILYYDCFSGISGDMNLGALVDLGVDGKYLAGELLKLQLDAEYQITIRKDAKKGINGTKVDVILTHQGHNHEHEHHHHHRNLQDIENIINGSSLSDAVKKSSLDMFMRIAQAEAKVHGKSIHEVHFHEVGAVDSIVDLVGAAIALDYLKVDKIMASPVQVGGGFVKCAHGLIPVPAPATVEILKGIPIQSGMVPFETTTPTGAAILAANVEEFTNQMAFSVEKIGYGLGTRDLEIPNVLRVYLGRTEASEATEEQYLLETNIDDMNPELYSYVEERLFENGALDVYKTPIIMKKGRPAIKLSILVNKEREKEILDVIFRETTSLGIRKVKVEKMMLDRNFSTIETPYGPVTIKKSCYTGKEIKYKAEYEDCKKIAKANNIPITKVYREVDKAMEKMLPGKG
- a CDS encoding glutamate--cysteine ligase; the protein is MDYKEKAHFLTEILKLGEKRDRQCMVGVEIEHIVVDKNSWNSIHYYQKDGIETILKKLMRFAYKPKFEGDSLIGLEHEDYIITLEPGGQLEISIRPCSSLKKIELIYFQFLQQVIPILEEQNQFLMALGYHPKSTIADIPFIPKKRYQLMSAYLKEKGKYAHNMMKGTASLQISIDYYDEEDFIKKMRVAHFLSPVLAVISDNAPIFEGKDYEQNSLRSLIWQNTDPARSGTIPGVMDQSFGYQEYADYLLNVEPILFLKDDRALSAGNRKISDLLDQYVFTVPELEHLFSMVFPDARAKNYIEIRTGDSLPHPFSFSYIAFIKGLFYNQAALDYLFQLTETVDSETLEKYKQSMIQKGLKGDFASKTLIDFLPPLFDWAREGLPVEEIHYLQPLENLILSQENVLHRTREKLDKEGLDGLRSCILNDLIQEECLSC
- a CDS encoding circularly permuted type 2 ATP-grasp protein, whose protein sequence is MLAMNLFNQYRAQVLADPGRYITSYKQVFDEVQRSAAQYKGKPVAFLYQPLFLSEANIQQFDQLTQKLYGILEKVIQHYLADKGFRAYFGFSPLLEKLILKDPGYKIDIPIARFDIFYDFESGSFQFCELNTDGSSAMVEQQELAKIFSNALTIQEFKKDYKIYDFELFDSLVEVIKSKYKEFSKGSSQKPQVAIVDWLEGKAPSEFVEFQKAFERAGCQAVIADPRGLAYRDGKLYYQDFRIDCIYRRAVTWEIIEKADSVKGFIDAYLNGDVCVVGPLRSQIAHNKIIFALLHDAAKTPFLTQEERNFVKNHIPFTTIFDSNNPDLVEDAIANKDQRILKPMDRYASKGVRAGRDHSAEEWLKIIQEEAKEEYLLQEFCRVPKVPMAFFKDGEAKFRECGFTIGLFMYGGSMQGVYTRAGVETIIGSLTESYSVPSFVFVEK
- the larB gene encoding nickel pincer cofactor biosynthesis protein LarB is translated as MNKSDVRRLLESVKDGRMGIEEASKQIEDLPYKDLGFAKVDNHREIRVGYPEVVYCAGKTVKQVKDTIQFMLTKENNILATRANEEMYQAVKEICPEAGYNSLGRVITIRKREEPLTDSYIAIVAAGTSDLPVVEEAAETASLLGNRVEKIVDVGVAGIHRLFSKMEVIRGAKVVIVVAGMEGALASVIGGLVDKPVIAVPTSVGYGANFGGLAALLSMLNSCAGGVSVVNIDNGFGAAYNASIINKL
- a CDS encoding lactate utilization protein; the encoded protein is MEVKKWHNAALGQKIVETLIKNEFDAVYLSTVKEAADFIMKHVQPESTVGFGGSMTIRNMGIQDKVKAVGGKVLDHGAPGLSREEVVAVARKEMLSDLYLCSSNAITLDGALVNIDGMGNRIAAMNFGPKKVIVVVSVDKVCKDEAAAFDRLETIAAPMNNKRLETSNPCIKTGICADCQGKTRICRMYSVTRKKPMATDITVVVVGESCGF